Genomic segment of Mycolicibacterium psychrotolerans:
GCCGTGCCGCGGCCCGCGACGTGGGTTAGCGCGTCGGTGCGGGCCGCGCGCTGACCTGGTACTGCTGGATGCGCCAGCCGCCGTCACCGCGGACGAGCACCACGCCGAGCATCAGCCGAGTCACCGTGCCGTCGGGGCGGGCGAAGTCGGCCCGGCCGTAGCCGAGCACCACCTGGTCGGCGGGCCGCCGGATCTCATCGATGCGGTAGTCGACTGTCAGTCCAGGCGGCTGGCCGTCGTAGTAGGCGAACACGCCGCCGCGGCCCACGGTGTACGGGTGCAGGCCCTGGAAGACGGCGTCCTCGGTGAACACCGCCGCCACTCGGGCCGGGTCGTGCGCGTCGATCCCGGCCTTCCACTCGTCGAGCACCGCGTGCACGATCCCGCTCTCAGTGTCCGGCACTCTGACCTCCGTCGACGTGCAGGATCTCGCCGGTGACGAATCCTGCGTTCTCCAGATACAACACGGCGCCGACGACATCGTCGAGGGTGCCGAGCCGGGCCACCGGGTGCAGCGCGGCGAGGAACGGATGGGTGGCGGGATCGTGCATCGGGGTGTCGATGGTGCCGAGTGCGACGGCGTTGACCCGGATGCCCCGCTCGGCGTACTCGATCGCCAGCGACTTGGTCGCCGCGTTGAGTCCGCCCTTGGTCAACGACGCGAGTACGGAGGGCACCTGCTTGTTCGCCTGGTCGACGAGGCTGGTCGAGATCGTCACGATGTGCCCGCCACGCTCGGTCATGGCGGCGACGGCGGCGCGGGTGAGCTCGAAGAACCCGCGCAGATTCACCCCGGTGATCGCGTCGTAGTCGGCGTCGGTGTACTCGGTGAACGGCTTGGAGATGAAGATGCCCGCGTTGTTGACGACCGTGTCGACCCTGCCGAAGTGCTCCAGGGCGGCTCCGATCACGTCGGCTCCGACGCCGGGCCGCGCGATGTCGCCGGCCACGGTCAGGACCAACGGATCGTCACTGGGGGCGATGGTGCGGGAGTTGGCGACGACGGCGTAGCCCAGCGTGCGATATCCGGCGACGAGTGCCGCGCCGATGCCCTGGGATGCGCCGGTGATGACGACGGCGGGAGGGGTGGTGTTCATGGTCCGTGCCTTTCTGTGGGGCTGATGCACTGCTCAACACGGCCCCGGCGGCGGGCATGTCCGCCCGGCGGGACGAGTTTCCTCGTTGGTGAGAGGACATGACTACTACGCTTCGGCAGGTGGAGCTGCGTCAGTTGCGGTACTTCGTCGCCGTTGCCGAGGAGCTGAACTTCGGACGTGCGGCGCAGCGGTTGCGCATCGCGGGTCCGTCGCTGTCCCAGCAGATCAAGGCGCTGGAACGTGACCTGAAAGTGCAGCTGTTCGACCGGGACCGCCGCTCGGTGGCCCTGACGCCCGCCGGTGCGGCACTGGTGGCCGACGCTCGTGCGCTCATCGACCAGGCGGACGCGTTGCGCAGGCGCGCAACAGGTTTGGCAGTGTCGGATCCGGTGCGGATCGGGTGCGTGAACTGGTGCCCGACCGACTGGGTCGAACGTGCCGCCGGGGTGGCGCAATTGCGGGTGGACACCTGGGTGATGCCGTCGCACACGCAGGCCGCGCGGGTGGCCGACGGGGCGTTGGATCTGGCGATCTGCTGGATACAGAACGACGACCTCGCCGCGTTGTCGCTGCAGGCGCGGCTGATCGGCGTCGAGCGTCTCCATGCGCTGAGCACCGGAGCCGACACGTCGCCGGTGGCCGCGAAAAGCCTTGTGGTGCTGACCGACGACGACACGGCCAGCTGGTCGTCGTGGAACCGCTACGCCGAGCAGTTCGCCGCCGACACCGGCGCCCGCGTAATGCGCACGGACGACGGCGGGGTCACCGGTCCCACGTTCTTCGAGCACGTGCGTCGGCTGCGCCGGCCGGTGCTGGTCAATCCGAGGGGACACCAGGACCCGGAACCGCGGGACCTGGTGCGCCGCCCGGTGGTGGACCCGACACCGCTGTGGACGTGGTCACTCGTGTGGCGGACCGGCGAAGACCGACCTGCCGTGTGGGCGGTCATCGACGAATTCACCCGCGACACCTCGACGTTGAGAATGGACGAGCCCGACACGTGGCTGCCTGCCGAGGATCCCCACCGCGGCGGTGGCGAGCGCCGCCAGTGACACGATGAGCGCCGAGACGACCAGCGCCGGCCGGTACCCGCCGTCCATCAGAGGTGCCACAACCAGCGGGCCGGCGATCTGCCCGACGGAGTAACCGACGGTCAGCAGAGCCACCGCACCGCGGGTGCCCAGCAGCCGGCCCTCCGCCATCGCGAGCGTGCTCACCCCGATGAACGTGCCGCCGAACAGCAGCGCGCCGGTGAGGCTGGCCGCACTGCTGCCCTGGCAGGCCAGCGCGATCCCGGCGGCCTGCAGGGCCAGGGCGGCAGTGAGCATGGCGGGCCGGCCCAGCCGCGTCCCCAGCCGTGCCCACAGGCCGGCCGACGGGATGACGGCCAGCCCGACCACCAACCAGACGCTATTGCCCAGCGCGCCGGGGGAGTGCTGTGCCACTGCGGCCACCAGGAAAGTGCCGGCGATGATGTAGCCGATGCCTTCGAGGGTGTAGCCGGTGAACAGCAGCGCGAAGCGCGCCGTGCCGGCGCGGTCCACCTGGGCACGCGCCGTCTCGGCCGTCGCCGCGACCCTTTGCGGACGCACCCACCAGCCGGCGGCCGCCAGCACCGCGGCCAGGCCGGCAGCCGCCCACCAGGCCGTGCGCCAACTCTCGGTGGGCAGCGCGAGCACCACGGCCGCCGACACCGCGATGCCCGCACCGACCCCGCCGAACCCCCAGCCGGCCTTCTCCGGCAGCCGCTCGAGCAAGGTGTTGACCGCGACGACGAACACGACCGCGCTGGCGAAACCCGCCGCGGTGCGCAGCGTCAGCCACGCGAACACGTTCATGGTCAACGCCATGGCGGCCAGGCTGGCCACGATCCCGGCCAGCGCCACCCGGCACGCCACCGCCGACCGGGCGAGCCGCGGCGACAGCGTCGTCGCCACCGCCCCGCCGAGGTAACCCACATAGTTGGCCGTCGCCAGATGCCCGGCGATCTGCGCGGTCAGTCCGGCCTGCGCCGTCATCAACGGCAGGATCGGGGTGTACACGAACCGCCCGACGCCCATGGCGGCCGCCATCGCGGCAGCGGTGGGAAGCGCCCCGAATGCCACGGTGTGAAGGTGTCGTCGCATCCGTCCATCGTGAGCGGTCCGCCCGGTTCCCGGCCAGGACCGAATCACTCACAGCTGGAAGGGTTTTGCTCTCACCGACCTACGAGAAGTCGGTCCCGCTCTCCGGGTCGAGCACGCGGAAGTCGGTGTCGGTCATCTCCGAGAGGCGGCCGTAGAAGATCGGCCGGGCCACGGGATCGATGATCGCCTGGTGGATCGGCACCGCGTGGGTCGGATTCACCGCGCGCAGGTAATCCACCGCCTCGGAGATCTTCATCCACGGCGCGGCCGCCGGGGTGGCCAGCACGTGCACCGGTTCCCCTGGCGCGAACAGTGCGTCACCCGGGTGCATCAGTTTCGCGGCGTGCTCGCCGTCGCCGACGAGATACGAGATGTTGTCGATGACAGGGATTTCCGGATGGATCACCGCGTGCTGCCCACCTACCCCGCGCACCGTGAGGTGGCCGATCGACAGTTCGTCACCGACATGCACGGCCTGCCACGGTTCGCCGAGCTGCGCCGCGGTCTGCGGATCGGCGTAGAGGGCCGCCTGCGGGTTGGCTTCCAGCAGGGCGGGCAGGCGTTCGGTATCGGCGTGATCGGGATGCTGGTGGGTGATCAGGATTGCCGACAGGCCGGTGATGCCCTCGAAACCGTGCGAGAAATTGCCCGGATCGAACAGCACGGTGGTGGCGCGGCCGGGCGCCGAGGAGTCGGAAAAGCTCGCCAACAGGCATGAATGGCCGAAATGTGTGAGCTGCATGCCTATATTGTGGCGCGCAGGGGGAGTGGGGGGTAGTGCAGGTGCGATGGGTGGCGACGCTGGCTTTGGCGTTATCGGGGGTGTTCGTGGCACCCGGCGGCGCGCAGGCCGTACCCGGGTTCTGCCCGCCGATCTGCGATGCGATCCCTGACTCCGCCTGGATCGAGCCCTCATCGATCCCGCTCGCGCCGGTCTACCGGTGGCCGGCCCTGGCCGGGGTCGCCGTCACCGCACCGGCGCCGAGGTTCGAGTTCGAGTCGTGGTGCGTCACCCCCGACTCGGCCACCGACCCCCGCCGCTACGCCGTCGCCGCGCGCGCCGCTGTGCCCAACCCGGACGGCCAGTGGAACCTGCAGGTACAGGTCATTCACTGGCGCGGCGACACCGTCACCGGCGGCAGAGCAGCTCTCGAGACGCTGGAGAAGGCCCGGATCGCGCTGGCGACCTGCCACCTGACCGGCCCGGGGGCGTCGCCGTCGATCACCACCAGCGACGTCGACCGCATCGCGACGGTGATCAGCGACTCCGGTAGCCGCGTGATGCACGCGTATCTGCTGGCCGACCCGGCCAGCAGCACCGTCGTCGAGGTCGTTCTGTGGACGAGGCTGCCGTCGCAGGTGGAGTGGCGTGCGGGGCCCGACGCGCAGGTTCTCGACGCGATGGCCGCCCCGCTGTGCACCGCCTACCTGGGCTCGTGCCGGTGACGCGACGCCGGTGTCGCCGCAGGTAGAGTGTGCGCGTGGCAAAAGTGGTGGTGCACGTCATGCCGAAGGCGGAGATCCTCGACCCCCAGGGGCAGGCGATCGTCGGCGCGCTGGGTCGACTGGGCTTCGACGGGATCTCAGATGTGCGGCAGGGCAAGCGATTCGAACTCGAGGTCGACGACGCTGTCGCCGACGAGAAACTCGCCGAGATCGCCGAGTCGCTGTTGGCCAACACCGTGATCGAAGACTGGACCGTGACCCGGGAGAGCGACACATGACCAGGGTGGGCGTCATCACATTTCCGGGCACCCTCGACGACATCGATGCCGCGCGGGCGGTCCGGCTGGCCGGCGGGGAACCCGTCAGCCTGTGGCATGCCGACGCCGACCTCAAGGGTGTCGATGCGGTGATCGTTCCCGGCGGATTCTCCTACGGCGACTATCTGCGCTGCGGCGCGATCGCACGCTTCGCGCCGGTCATGGGTGAAGTCGTCGAGGCGGCCAGGCGCGGCATGCCGGTGCTCGGCATCTGCAACGGCTTCCAGGTTCTCTGCGAGGCGGGACTGCTGCCCGGCGCGCTGACCCGCAATGCCGGCCTGCACTTCGTGTGCCGTGATGTGTGGCTCGAGGTCGCGTCGAACACGTCGGCGTGGACGACGCGCTACGAGCAGGGCGCCGATCTGCTGGTGCCGCTGAAATCGGGCGAGGGTCGCTACGTCGCCGGCGACGAGGTGCTCGACGAGCTGGAAGGCGAGGGCCGCGTCGTGTTCCGGTACCGGGACAACATCAACGGGTCGATGCGCGACATCGCGGGCGTCAGCTCCGCCAACGGCCGGGTCGTCGGCCTGATGCCGCATCCCGAGCACGCCACCGAGGCGCTGACCGGACCGTCGGACGACGGGCTGGGGATCTTCTACTCGGCGCTGGACGCGATTTTGGTGTCCTGACCCCCGGTCGCGCTGCGTTAGCGTCGACCTGTGCTGGTCGATCCTGATGTGTTGCGGGCCTTCGCGGGACAGGTGGATGAAGCCTCGGGGGCCATCCACGCGGTGAACGTGGGGCTTGAGGCGTCCGCGGCTGCCGACGGGCTCGCCGGGTCCACGACGCAATGGGCGATGCGTCTGGTCGGTGAGCACATGACGACGCTGTCGGACGCGATCGCCACCAACGTCACCAAAATGGGTGCCGCGGTCCGCGGCGCGGGGGACGCCTTCGAGGTCGAGGACACCGCGTTGGCCGGCTCGTTCGACGAACTCTTCTGATCGGTGCTGCCGTCACGTTCGCGTTTGCAGGGTTGGCGCCCCGATTCGTTGACCGCAGCCGGTGAAGCGCTCGAGCGGGCCGGCGAGTCGGTGTACACCGCGGTTCGTGATCTCGACGACGGAATCGATCGGATGCCTGCGGCCGAGGCGTGGACCGGGGTTTCGCACAAGGCGGCAGGCGCGATGTTCGGGCGGGCCACCGACAAAGCGTCGACGTTCAAGCACTATTCCGAAGCCGTCGCACGTGCGCTGTCGGCGGGCGCCGGTGCGATCGGGACAGCGCGCACCGCCCTGCTTGGTCATGCGGACGAGATCGATCGTGGTGAGCTGTGGGTCAACGACATGTGGGTGGTGCTGATCAAACCGGCCCGCGTGTCGGCGGAGAAAGCGGCGTCGCTGCAAGCGCAGGCCAAGTCGGAACAGGCGGAGATCAACCTTCTGCAGCTGGCGCTGGGTGCTGCGGACGAGGACGCCGCGCGCAGCGTCCAGGCAGGCGCAACCACGTTCGGGTTCGCCCCACCGGTCAACGATGCGGCAGGCATCTTCGCGGCCACCGGAGTCACGCCGCCCGCTGACGACGTTCCCAATCCTTCGACGCCCGTTGGGCTCAATCAACAGGAGGTGTTCCGTGACAACGACATGGCGCAGACCGTGCGGGAGTCGAAGGAGTGGGAAACGGCAGACGGGCAGTACCGGAGAACGCTGATCATGATGGACGGCAGCAGACACGAGATATGGGAGTGGAACGACTTTGCGCCGTGTGTGGCGGACGATTACTACGACAAGGACGGCAACGAGATCTCGAATTCGTTCTCACAAGATAAATCGCGTTACGACGGAACGCAATTCACCTCTATCCAGTTCCCGGACGGTACCGAGGTCACGATGACGAGAACGGCAGACGGCAAGACGACCGGCGGCGTCACGACTGGCGATGGACGCCATGGCGTGCTGCCGGACGAATTCTTCACGCACCCAGAGATCACCATCGCCGGAGGGGCGCTGACCGGGTTGGAGAAACAGGCCGAGCGAGGGATTCCCATGCTCACACCGCAGTCTGTCGAGAACCTGGGCAAAGCCGGCAAGTATGGCGGACCCGCACTCGGGGTCGCAACTGCTCTGTACGACACGGTCACTGCCAAGACGTTTCAGGACGCATGCCTGGCCGCCATCTCAGGAACGGCGGCGATCGGCGGGAGTTATGCCCTTGGCGGGCTCGGAGCGGCAGGTATCACCGCGCTGGGGTCGCCCGAATTCGCTCCGATTGCAACCGGTGCGGGCGATGTGTTTGGAGGTTGGACTTTCGGCTACCTCGGCGGCATCATCGGCAACGTGGTGTGCCGCTGATGAAGTCCTCGGTGGTCATCATCGCGGCCGTCGTGTTCGGAGCGTTCGGGGTGTTCACTGCAATAGTCGCCTGCGTCCAATTGATGAGGCAGGAAGTGCCGAGTGCGATTGTGGCTATGGGGGCAACGGTTTTCTGCCTGGGTTTCGTCGTTCCCGCCTTCAAGACCGTTCCGGGCCGGGTGATGCCACGTGTGCAGTCCGATGGCAGAGGAACAACGTTCCGCCCCGACCGTGGCATCGAGATTCCGATTCAGGTGGCAATGGCCGGTGCACTCGTGTCTTCTGTATTGATACTCGTTCTACTTCCTCTGGGGCGGCTCGCGATCCCCGTTCCGCCGAACATGCGATATGCACTTCCCTTCACGTCAGCGTTCCTCGTGGCGGGCATCGCGCCGATGCTGTGGCGGAACATC
This window contains:
- a CDS encoding SgcJ/EcaC family oxidoreductase, which produces MPDTESGIVHAVLDEWKAGIDAHDPARVAAVFTEDAVFQGLHPYTVGRGGVFAYYDGQPPGLTVDYRIDEIRRPADQVVLGYGRADFARPDGTVTRLMLGVVLVRGDGGWRIQQYQVSARPAPTR
- a CDS encoding SDR family NAD(P)-dependent oxidoreductase, with the translated sequence MNTTPPAVVITGASQGIGAALVAGYRTLGYAVVANSRTIAPSDDPLVLTVAGDIARPGVGADVIGAALEHFGRVDTVVNNAGIFISKPFTEYTDADYDAITGVNLRGFFELTRAAVAAMTERGGHIVTISTSLVDQANKQVPSVLASLTKGGLNAATKSLAIEYAERGIRVNAVALGTIDTPMHDPATHPFLAALHPVARLGTLDDVVGAVLYLENAGFVTGEILHVDGGQSAGH
- a CDS encoding LysR family transcriptional regulator; this encodes MELRQLRYFVAVAEELNFGRAAQRLRIAGPSLSQQIKALERDLKVQLFDRDRRSVALTPAGAALVADARALIDQADALRRRATGLAVSDPVRIGCVNWCPTDWVERAAGVAQLRVDTWVMPSHTQAARVADGALDLAICWIQNDDLAALSLQARLIGVERLHALSTGADTSPVAAKSLVVLTDDDTASWSSWNRYAEQFAADTGARVMRTDDGGVTGPTFFEHVRRLRRPVLVNPRGHQDPEPRDLVRRPVVDPTPLWTWSLVWRTGEDRPAVWAVIDEFTRDTSTLRMDEPDTWLPAEDPHRGGGERRQ
- a CDS encoding MBL fold metallo-hydrolase yields the protein MQLTHFGHSCLLASFSDSSAPGRATTVLFDPGNFSHGFEGITGLSAILITHQHPDHADTERLPALLEANPQAALYADPQTAAQLGEPWQAVHVGDELSIGHLTVRGVGGQHAVIHPEIPVIDNISYLVGDGEHAAKLMHPGDALFAPGEPVHVLATPAAAPWMKISEAVDYLRAVNPTHAVPIHQAIIDPVARPIFYGRLSEMTDTDFRVLDPESGTDFS
- a CDS encoding ATPase: MRWVATLALALSGVFVAPGGAQAVPGFCPPICDAIPDSAWIEPSSIPLAPVYRWPALAGVAVTAPAPRFEFESWCVTPDSATDPRRYAVAARAAVPNPDGQWNLQVQVIHWRGDTVTGGRAALETLEKARIALATCHLTGPGASPSITTSDVDRIATVISDSGSRVMHAYLLADPASSTVVEVVLWTRLPSQVEWRAGPDAQVLDAMAAPLCTAYLGSCR
- the purS gene encoding phosphoribosylformylglycinamidine synthase subunit PurS; this translates as MAKVVVHVMPKAEILDPQGQAIVGALGRLGFDGISDVRQGKRFELEVDDAVADEKLAEIAESLLANTVIEDWTVTRESDT
- the purQ gene encoding phosphoribosylformylglycinamidine synthase subunit PurQ, with the translated sequence MTRVGVITFPGTLDDIDAARAVRLAGGEPVSLWHADADLKGVDAVIVPGGFSYGDYLRCGAIARFAPVMGEVVEAARRGMPVLGICNGFQVLCEAGLLPGALTRNAGLHFVCRDVWLEVASNTSAWTTRYEQGADLLVPLKSGEGRYVAGDEVLDELEGEGRVVFRYRDNINGSMRDIAGVSSANGRVVGLMPHPEHATEALTGPSDDGLGIFYSALDAILVS
- a CDS encoding type VII secretion target — translated: MLVDPDVLRAFAGQVDEASGAIHAVNVGLEASAAADGLAGSTTQWAMRLVGEHMTTLSDAIATNVTKMGAAVRGAGDAFEVEDTALAGSFDELF